Proteins encoded together in one Styela clava chromosome 12, kaStyClav1.hap1.2, whole genome shotgun sequence window:
- the LOC144430503 gene encoding uncharacterized protein LOC144430503: MYASCKLKPHDDKELYPESSNDGKPHLYPEPMKDEKPHLYPATEKAEDGEEISCKCFTIWCFRDIHTIYEEDRKLFEGHVVIKTPCGCDCRNACSKNGCYGGGRR; encoded by the exons ATGTATGCAAGCTGTAAGTTAAAACCCCACGATGACAAAGAGTTGTAcccggaatcttcaaacgatgGGAAACCACATTTATATCCGGAACCCATGAAAGATGAAAAACCACATCTGTATCCCGCTACAGAGAAAGCTGAAGATGGTGAAGAGATCTCCTGTAAATGTTTCACAATTTGGTGCTTTCGTGACATACACACAATCTACGAGGAAGACAGAAAGCTATTCGAAGGACATGTTGTTATAAAG ACACCTTGTGGATGCGACTGCAGGAATGCATGCAGTAAAAATGGCTGTTATGGCGGAGGAAGAAGATGA
- the LOC120329344 gene encoding signal peptide, CUB and EGF-like domain-containing protein 2 isoform X1: MTSFTTIYVSFITAYVISSNSGNIYVTGNNPCRRQNGGCVQQCIHKDGEFSCPCFPGFKMTKNGRNCEDLNECLTHKGLCQHLCHNIIGSYECSCLENFVLSSNGHTCIPTGKLNSNRNLSIDQQLDGDDDFFDDRPCNLRSGYRLHTDGSCIRLCSHGNGGCQHKCVDKGKRGIFCKCHVSYTLAADKRSCVEIQKSKAVPNMLNKLLLRRTKKASSCSIDNGGCDINCEETPVGAQCSCPHGFIPRMDGRSCEDINECALNNGGCHHTCHNSHGSFQCSCDDGYRLDLDEITCSDTNECEMNDTCAHECINSMGSYECLCKEGFAKFAMARCGDIDECAANNGGCGHNCRNTIGSYVCKCREGYFLHWNKKDCILKSSCPELAIAREQAGSLNCNMRSKTCMLECRKHHKFISSMNPSKYFYTCGHELPDDLIQSEDTKYQWINSHLRENNSLFNCPDGSNEILRQIVKIKLNLKQCSLGVRNIHKTLPSPALRVEFSSFIAHCESTKKKKSRSQIQIEIELLVRLSKKCDRKCAQKKQNKYAKSLTKAVKRAIGKQQFYTNFKTTDLSIGRKRGIDVGMKTSCEIGERLDKSNNICEPCPTGTRYDISSDSCQNCTNGFYQDQLGQLTCMPCSRRLVDAGRGTFSGKTVTECPGLCRPGYFSARGFGPCRPCARGTYQPEFGRRGCYECGRGITTKGLASNSFEQCSVRAKCSPGHYYDIRVSTCIRCPFGFYQHQMGQNYCHKCPNNTTTDFDGSTDVDSCKDRECGGTGGDYQGMIQSPNYPGNYPVNIRCQWTIVPPKGRKILFVVPEIHLVREDDCGDYLKIRKSSSPSSVVTYESCQTYKNPYAHTARSKKLWIEFKSDGQNTAKGFQIPYVTYDENYETIIKNIVNDGRLYSANYHQDILKDRKSRMTLFEVLAHPENYFILRKENFRGLFRKSFIDFLEDKVITFLNPPDIN, encoded by the exons GTAACAATCCATGCAGAAGACAAAATGGCGGGTGTGTTCAACAATGTATTCACAAAGATGGAGAGTTTAGTTGTCCATGTTTTCCAGGATTTAAAATGACGAAAAATGGGAGAAATTGCGAGG aCCTTAATGAGTGTCTTACACACAAGGGATTATGTCAACATCTGTGCCATAATATCATAGGAAGTTACGAATGCTCTTGCTTGGAAAATTTTGTTCTAAGCTCGAACGGACATACATGTATTCCGacag GAAAGTTGAATTCAAACAGGAATTTGTCGATAGATCAACAACTGGATGGAGATGATGATTTTTTTGATGATCGACCCTGTAATTTGAGATCTGGATACAGACTACATACCGATGGGTCATGCATAA GATTGTGCTCTCATGGTAATGGGGGATGCCAACATAAATGTGTGGATAAAGGAAAAAGAGGGATATTCTGCAAATGCCATGTCAGCTACACGTTAGCTGCTGATAAAAGAAGTTGCGTTG AAATTCAAAAGTCGAAAGCAGTGCCAAACATGCTCAACAAGCTTTTGTTACGCAGAACGAAAAAAG CTTCGAGTTGTTCAATCGACAATGGAGGTTGTGACATAAATTGCGAAGAAACGCCTGTTGGCGCTCAGTGCTCTTGTCCACATGGATTCATTCCGAGAATGGATGGGCGATCTTGTGAAG ATATAAACGAATGCGCCTTAAACAATGGAGGTTGTCATCACACATGTCATAATAGTCACGGCAGTTTTCAATGCAGTTGCGATGACGGATATAGATTGGATTTAGACGAAATAACATGTTCAG ataCAAACGAATGTGAAATGAATGATACGTGTGCGCACGAATGTATTAATTCGATGGGAAGTTACGAATGCTTATGTAAAGAAGgatttgcaaaatttgcaatggCAAGGTGTGGAG ATATAGACGAATGTGCAGCTAATAACGGTGGTTGTGGACATAACTGTAGGAACACAATTGGCAGTTATGTATGCAAGTGTCGCGAAGGGTATTTTCTGCATTGGAACAAAAAAGACTGCATAT TGAAGAGCTCATGCCCAGAACTGGCAATTGCTCGTGAACAAGCGGGCTCACTCAACTGCAACATGAGATCTAAAACTTGTATGCTAGAATGTAGAAAGCATCACAAGTTCATATCATCAATGAACCCttccaaatatttttacacatgcgGTCACGAATTGCCAGATGACCTAATACAATCTGAAGACACAAAGTATCAGTGGATTAATAGTCATTTGAGAGAAAATAATTCGCTTTTTAATTGTCCAG ATGGCTCCAACGAGATTCTCCGACAAATAGTAAAGATTAAGTTGAACTTGAAACAATGTAGTCTGGGAGTAAGAAATATTCACAAAACTCTACCGTCTCCAG cattACGCGTCGAGTTTTCCAGTTTTATTGCTCATTGTGAATCgacgaaaaagaaaaaatctCGTTCCCAAATTCAAATTGAGATTGAATTATTAGTTCGATTGTCAA AAAAATGTGACCGGAAGTGTGCTCAAAAGAAACAGAACAAGTATGCCAAGTCATTGACAAAAGCAGTCAAACGCGCAATTGGCAAGCAACAGTTTTACACAAACTTCAAAACCACCGACTTATCTATTGGTAGAAAACGGGGAATTGATGTTGGGATGAAGACAAGTTGTGAGATAGGAGAGAGATTGGATAAATCAAACAACATTTGTG AGCCTTGTCCAACGGGAACAAGATACGACATATCATCCGATTCCTGTCAAAACTGCACCAATGGATTTTACCAAGATCAGCTAGGACAACTTACATGCATGCCATGTTCAAGACGATTAGTTGATGCTGGAAGAGGAACATTTTCGGGGAAAACTGTTACGGAATGCCCAG GACTCTGTCGACCGGGTTATTTTTCCGCCAGAGGTTTTGGACCTTGTCGACCTTGCGCGAGAGGTACTTACCAACCAGAATTTGGTCGTCGTGGATGTTACGAGTGTGGCAGAGGAATAACAACTAAAGGTTTAGCTTCAAATAGTTTTGAACAATGTTCAGTGCGTGCAAAATGCAGTCCAG gTCACTATTACGATATTCGTGTATCCACTTGTATCCGATGCCCTTTTGGTTTTTATCAACATCAAATGGGGCAGAACTATTGCCATAAATGCCCTAACAACACAACCACAGATTTTGATGGATCGACTGACGTCGATTCTTGCAAAG ATAGAGAATGTGGTGGTACAGGCGGGGATTATCAAGGAATGATTCAATCTCCTAATTATCCTGGTAACTATCCTGTAAATATTCGATGTCAGTGGACTATCGTTCCGCCTAAAGGGAGAAAGATTCTTTTCGTTGTTCCTGAAATACATTTAGTGAGAGAAGATGACTGCGGTGACTATTTGAAGATACGAAAATCAT CGTCACCTTCGTCAGTAGTTACGTACGAATCTTGTCAAACGTATAAAAATCCATATGCTCACACTGCTCGTTCAAAAAAACTgtggattgaatttaaatctgatGGACAAAATACGGCCAAAGGGTTTCAAATACCATATGTGACATACGATG AAAACTATGAAACCATAATAAAGAACATTGTCAACGATGGTAGATTATATTCTGCAAATTATCATCAAGATATTCTTAAG GACAGGAAATCACGAATGACACTGTTTGAAGTGCTGGCACATccggaaaattattttattcttagaaaagaaaattttcgGGGACTATTTCGAAAGTCGTTCATAGACTTCCTCGAAGACAAAGTTATAACGTTTTTAAATCCACCAGACATAAACTAA
- the LOC120329344 gene encoding signal peptide, CUB and EGF-like domain-containing protein 2 isoform X2 has protein sequence MTSFTTIYVSFITAYVISSNSGNIYVTGNNPCRRQNGGCVQQCIHKDGEFSCPCFPGFKMTKNGRNCEDLNECLTHKGLCQHLCHNIIGSYECSCLENFVLSSNGHTCIPTGKLNSNRNLSIDQQLDGDDDFFDDRPCNLRSGYRLHTDGSCIRLCSHGNGGCQHKCVDKGKRGIFCKCHVSYTLAADKRSCVASSCSIDNGGCDINCEETPVGAQCSCPHGFIPRMDGRSCEDINECALNNGGCHHTCHNSHGSFQCSCDDGYRLDLDEITCSDTNECEMNDTCAHECINSMGSYECLCKEGFAKFAMARCGDIDECAANNGGCGHNCRNTIGSYVCKCREGYFLHWNKKDCILKSSCPELAIAREQAGSLNCNMRSKTCMLECRKHHKFISSMNPSKYFYTCGHELPDDLIQSEDTKYQWINSHLRENNSLFNCPDGSNEILRQIVKIKLNLKQCSLGVRNIHKTLPSPALRVEFSSFIAHCESTKKKKSRSQIQIEIELLVRLSKKCDRKCAQKKQNKYAKSLTKAVKRAIGKQQFYTNFKTTDLSIGRKRGIDVGMKTSCEIGERLDKSNNICEPCPTGTRYDISSDSCQNCTNGFYQDQLGQLTCMPCSRRLVDAGRGTFSGKTVTECPGLCRPGYFSARGFGPCRPCARGTYQPEFGRRGCYECGRGITTKGLASNSFEQCSVRAKCSPGHYYDIRVSTCIRCPFGFYQHQMGQNYCHKCPNNTTTDFDGSTDVDSCKDRECGGTGGDYQGMIQSPNYPGNYPVNIRCQWTIVPPKGRKILFVVPEIHLVREDDCGDYLKIRKSSSPSSVVTYESCQTYKNPYAHTARSKKLWIEFKSDGQNTAKGFQIPYVTYDENYETIIKNIVNDGRLYSANYHQDILKDRKSRMTLFEVLAHPENYFILRKENFRGLFRKSFIDFLEDKVITFLNPPDIN, from the exons GTAACAATCCATGCAGAAGACAAAATGGCGGGTGTGTTCAACAATGTATTCACAAAGATGGAGAGTTTAGTTGTCCATGTTTTCCAGGATTTAAAATGACGAAAAATGGGAGAAATTGCGAGG aCCTTAATGAGTGTCTTACACACAAGGGATTATGTCAACATCTGTGCCATAATATCATAGGAAGTTACGAATGCTCTTGCTTGGAAAATTTTGTTCTAAGCTCGAACGGACATACATGTATTCCGacag GAAAGTTGAATTCAAACAGGAATTTGTCGATAGATCAACAACTGGATGGAGATGATGATTTTTTTGATGATCGACCCTGTAATTTGAGATCTGGATACAGACTACATACCGATGGGTCATGCATAA GATTGTGCTCTCATGGTAATGGGGGATGCCAACATAAATGTGTGGATAAAGGAAAAAGAGGGATATTCTGCAAATGCCATGTCAGCTACACGTTAGCTGCTGATAAAAGAAGTTGCGTTG CTTCGAGTTGTTCAATCGACAATGGAGGTTGTGACATAAATTGCGAAGAAACGCCTGTTGGCGCTCAGTGCTCTTGTCCACATGGATTCATTCCGAGAATGGATGGGCGATCTTGTGAAG ATATAAACGAATGCGCCTTAAACAATGGAGGTTGTCATCACACATGTCATAATAGTCACGGCAGTTTTCAATGCAGTTGCGATGACGGATATAGATTGGATTTAGACGAAATAACATGTTCAG ataCAAACGAATGTGAAATGAATGATACGTGTGCGCACGAATGTATTAATTCGATGGGAAGTTACGAATGCTTATGTAAAGAAGgatttgcaaaatttgcaatggCAAGGTGTGGAG ATATAGACGAATGTGCAGCTAATAACGGTGGTTGTGGACATAACTGTAGGAACACAATTGGCAGTTATGTATGCAAGTGTCGCGAAGGGTATTTTCTGCATTGGAACAAAAAAGACTGCATAT TGAAGAGCTCATGCCCAGAACTGGCAATTGCTCGTGAACAAGCGGGCTCACTCAACTGCAACATGAGATCTAAAACTTGTATGCTAGAATGTAGAAAGCATCACAAGTTCATATCATCAATGAACCCttccaaatatttttacacatgcgGTCACGAATTGCCAGATGACCTAATACAATCTGAAGACACAAAGTATCAGTGGATTAATAGTCATTTGAGAGAAAATAATTCGCTTTTTAATTGTCCAG ATGGCTCCAACGAGATTCTCCGACAAATAGTAAAGATTAAGTTGAACTTGAAACAATGTAGTCTGGGAGTAAGAAATATTCACAAAACTCTACCGTCTCCAG cattACGCGTCGAGTTTTCCAGTTTTATTGCTCATTGTGAATCgacgaaaaagaaaaaatctCGTTCCCAAATTCAAATTGAGATTGAATTATTAGTTCGATTGTCAA AAAAATGTGACCGGAAGTGTGCTCAAAAGAAACAGAACAAGTATGCCAAGTCATTGACAAAAGCAGTCAAACGCGCAATTGGCAAGCAACAGTTTTACACAAACTTCAAAACCACCGACTTATCTATTGGTAGAAAACGGGGAATTGATGTTGGGATGAAGACAAGTTGTGAGATAGGAGAGAGATTGGATAAATCAAACAACATTTGTG AGCCTTGTCCAACGGGAACAAGATACGACATATCATCCGATTCCTGTCAAAACTGCACCAATGGATTTTACCAAGATCAGCTAGGACAACTTACATGCATGCCATGTTCAAGACGATTAGTTGATGCTGGAAGAGGAACATTTTCGGGGAAAACTGTTACGGAATGCCCAG GACTCTGTCGACCGGGTTATTTTTCCGCCAGAGGTTTTGGACCTTGTCGACCTTGCGCGAGAGGTACTTACCAACCAGAATTTGGTCGTCGTGGATGTTACGAGTGTGGCAGAGGAATAACAACTAAAGGTTTAGCTTCAAATAGTTTTGAACAATGTTCAGTGCGTGCAAAATGCAGTCCAG gTCACTATTACGATATTCGTGTATCCACTTGTATCCGATGCCCTTTTGGTTTTTATCAACATCAAATGGGGCAGAACTATTGCCATAAATGCCCTAACAACACAACCACAGATTTTGATGGATCGACTGACGTCGATTCTTGCAAAG ATAGAGAATGTGGTGGTACAGGCGGGGATTATCAAGGAATGATTCAATCTCCTAATTATCCTGGTAACTATCCTGTAAATATTCGATGTCAGTGGACTATCGTTCCGCCTAAAGGGAGAAAGATTCTTTTCGTTGTTCCTGAAATACATTTAGTGAGAGAAGATGACTGCGGTGACTATTTGAAGATACGAAAATCAT CGTCACCTTCGTCAGTAGTTACGTACGAATCTTGTCAAACGTATAAAAATCCATATGCTCACACTGCTCGTTCAAAAAAACTgtggattgaatttaaatctgatGGACAAAATACGGCCAAAGGGTTTCAAATACCATATGTGACATACGATG AAAACTATGAAACCATAATAAAGAACATTGTCAACGATGGTAGATTATATTCTGCAAATTATCATCAAGATATTCTTAAG GACAGGAAATCACGAATGACACTGTTTGAAGTGCTGGCACATccggaaaattattttattcttagaaaagaaaattttcgGGGACTATTTCGAAAGTCGTTCATAGACTTCCTCGAAGACAAAGTTATAACGTTTTTAAATCCACCAGACATAAACTAA